From the Misgurnus anguillicaudatus chromosome 17, ASM2758022v2, whole genome shotgun sequence genome, one window contains:
- the map2 gene encoding microtubule-associated protein 2 isoform X8 produces the protein MADGRQPEDSSPQWSSPGAQGSSSPGGHGENGFSYRACQPGGAHAGSASSYTKENGFNGDFTSGHAVTAVEDSANLPPSPPPSPAAEHFGPLEQDVGDEEEAGPLRRFQNSRERCKFLAPSISVSVPEDDPYHSDEEYYEHPLFSPEWTRSGSRPPGQAAAFRQIEEEETIESLSAAEEEEEETSEAAATAAALEEQEEEEEEEEQWSGDEPEQEPPFELLERAEVIGEAQALPGLQAEVHTQAATAADEAPNGRTEEAEGYESPAEAVKMDAERPDSERTEPIGMDFTESAMHLDDLPSYQSIVRDTDMPESPLATTYPIEDFVVPPSDLDDAKEPFEAPLEKPDGQSCDVIQPLTEKYDSSNIHQDEPGHVQDKHVEITATEQPDKQEGDIKDKSGMSAYFETTTIKTDARSQGEGYYELSTTSEEQKDSLGNLPFPEISYSTLSQTHSLEVNPDLIKSTADTLKTTSPEERRDDCRLSPGKLALEQRSYSLNITIGTMEHGELQGHPRNFSPLATDIMSHTSGSLDESAEYLPATTPSVDKIPQFPPLILESASSVTASSFSPPQAAVSEVDTSPQPESPDSPAPAKCCYKNGTVMAPDLPEMLDLAGTRSRLTSDNTDLEIMRRKSVPMDMTSIVSDSLAHLLKGDHGQMAAKREMQLEDQGYCVFSEYSGPMPSPADVHSPMDTSPRIFNTMISEEKEPGFVASEKEFLLGEDLKTAEFVAPQAKAEKEIQRKEDSFERESAVAEKPTTETKQDETDAFKTETLHENVPEIEKEQLEKQVETFITPKVMVTVEEPKPDLDEDAKLAAESDAEIADYERQIRKLEMEDRPLSVEEERELQELREKVKNKPDLVHQEAYEEVDAEDVYQLTGAAKDRIARPLRPSPASSVESATDEEKLLETEKPKSPETLKTDPNRLSPVGSFEKYFREERPSEQEVKQKATAESPKKTVVVEQPQPAPAKKEEAHSEKEVVQKDTVKPLEDKAVEEQPQQSAPSKTEETPSEKEVIQKDTVKPLEDKAVEEQPQQSAPSKTEETPSEKEVIQKDTTKPLEDIAVEGQPQQSAPSKTEETPSTKEVIQKDTGKPLEDNAVEEQPQQPAPSKTEETPSEIEVIQKDTVKLLEDNAVEEQPQQSAPSKTEEAPSEKEVIQKDTVKPLEEKAFEEQPQPEPSETIDTPVETTVMKEVGEDIELAEEPEEVMPDTKPALTLVPDDMVTEKTEPADTPVEKEEINVVEKEKVEYEVLEGAKAADDTLESRAAIESIVMVEDDFITVVQTIDEGEVSGHSVRFSAPSEEEHPQLHQEEEEEESVEMAQEVEIEAASLEEVLDISEQVQPPVFPVKEIEVPESEAPTQSYDDYKDETTMDDSILDSSWVDTQADDDKSLATEMIEPLPKASPVKKAHGDQPIKQKTKGSRTKGRISTPERKPKPVRKEPVPIQKEEMKKKKAVIKKSEFTKKSDIQISSPSRKNVTKTTVRHPRPTQHHACAKRKPTVSADGRLPFSVARHSRDRASNSNSTTLTKIPTSKMRASALVPARPNSAFSSNKYSPMGEAGLYDPRPSSAGPQVSLNELVVKDGGSRSPKRSSLPRPASILTRRSYTAEQEESSTSLTSSGSTAPRRPTSFRTEVRAEHRTGRSASMSGSMSGTETVRSRSARSGNSTPRTPGSSAITPGTPPSYSCRTPGTPRTPGTPKSLSLLSQEKKVAIVRTPPKSPATTPKQLRVLNQPLPDLKNVKSKIGSTDNIKYQPKGGQIQILNQKLDFTHVQAKCGSKDNLKHSPLGGDVQIQTKKIDVSHVTSKCGSLDNIRHRPGGGHVRIENMKLVFREKAQAKVGSLDNAHHIPGGGHVQIESHKLSFRDTAKARVDHGAEIVIEALGVSGGTSPHRHSHMSSSGSLNMLESPQLATLAEDVTAALAKQGL, from the exons TGGAAGACTCTGCAAACCTGCCTCCCTCTCCTCCACCGTCCCCGGCAGCAGAGCATTTCGGACCACTGGAGCAAG ATGTAGGGGATGAGGAGGAAGCAGGTCCTCTACGCCGCTTCCAAAATTCTCGCGAGAGGTGCAAGTTCCTCGCCCCCTCCATCTCAGTGTCTGTGCCTGAGGATGACCCCTACCACTCTGATGAGGAATACTATGAACACCCTTTATTCAGCCCAGAGTGGACGCGCTCTGGCTCTCGCCCACCAGGGCAGGCCGCAGCGTTTAGACAGATCGAAG AAGAGGAGACCATAGAGAGTCTCTCAGCTgcggaggaggaagaggaggagacTTCGGAAGCCGCAGCAACAGCAGCAGCTCTAGAGGaacaggaggaggaggaggaagaggaggagcaGTGGAGTGGGGATGAGCCTGAACAGGAACCCCCATTCGAGCTCCTAGAGCGCGCAGAGGTCATAGGCGAGGCCCAGGCTCTGCCCGGCCTGCAGGCTGAGGTTCACACACAGGCAGCTACTGCTGCCGACGAAGCCCCTAATGGGCGAACTGAGGAGGCAGAGGGTTATGAAAGCCCTGCTGAAG CTgtgaagatggatgcagagagGCCAGATAGCGAGAGGACAGAACCCATTGGTATGGACTTCACCGAATCTGCAATGCATCTAGATGATCTCCCATCTTACCAGAGTATTGTCAGAGACACAGATATGCCTGAAAGCCCCTTGGCCACAACATACCCGATTGAAGATTTTGTAGTGCCTCCAAGTGACCTGGATGATGCCAAAGAACCTTTTGAGGCTCCGCTTGAAAAGCCTGATGGACAAAGTTGTGATGTGATACAGCCTTTAACCGAAAAATATGACTCAAGCAATATACACCAGGACGAACCAGGACATGTACAAGACAAACACGTGGAAATTACTGCCACAGAACAACCTGATAAACAAGAAGGGGACATAAAGGACAAATCTGGGATGTCTGCTTATTTTGAGACTACTACAATTAAGACAGATGCCAGGTCTCAAGGTGAAGGATATTATGAGCTGAGTACCACATCAGAGGAACAAAAAGACTCTCTTGGTAACCTACCATTTCCTGAAATCAGCTATAGCACCCTATCTCAAACACACTCTTTGGAAGTCAATCCAGATCTTATAAAAAGTACTGCAGACACATTAAAGACCACTTCACCAGAAGAAAGAAGAGATGACTGTAGGCTGTCTCCTGGAAAGCTGGCTCTAGAGCAGAGAAGCTACTCTTTGAATATCACCATTGGCACAATGGAACATGGTGAACTGCAGGGACATCCCAGGAACTTTTCTCCATTAGCTACTGACATCATGTCTCATACTAGTGGAAGCCTTGATGAATCTGCTGAATATCTTCCTGCCACCACTCCCTCAGTGGATAAGATTCCTCAGTTTCCTCCTCTGATTCTGGAGTCAGCTTCCTCTGTTACAGCTTCATCGTTTTCACCTCCCCAAGCAGCAGTCAGTGAAGTAGATACTAGTCCACAGCCTGAGTCACCGGATTCTCCTGCCCCAGCGAAGTGCTGTTACAAGAATGGCACAGTCATGGCCCCAGATCTACCTGAAATGCTGGATCTGGCAGGTACCCGATCAAGGTTAACATCAGACAACACTGATCTGGAGATTATGAGGAGGAAGTCTGTCCCTATGGACATGACTTCTATTGTCAGTGATTCTTTAGCGCATTTGTTAAAAGGTGACCATGGTCAAATGGCTGCAAAAAGAGAAATGCAGCTAGAGGATCAAGGATACTGTGTCTTTAGTGAATACTCTGGTCCAATGCCATCCCCTGCTGATGTGCACAGTCCAATGGATACTTCTCCCCGAATCTTTAACACTATGATTTCAGAGGAAAAGGAACCTGGTTTTGTTGCAAGTGAAAAAGAGTTTCTGCTAGGCGAGGATTTGAAAACAGCAGAGTTTGTTGCCCCACAGGCAAAAGCAGAGAAAGAAATACAGAGGAAGGAAGATTCCTTTGAAAGAGAGAGTGCAGTTGCTGAAAAACCTACAACTGAGACTAAGCAAGATGAGACTGATGCCTTTAAGACTGAAACTTTGCACGAAAATGTACCTGAAATCGAGAAAGAACAGTTAGAAAAGCAAGTTGAAACTTTCATTACACCAAAAGTTATGGTTACTGTGGAGGAACCAAAGCCAGATCTTGATGAAGACGCTAAACTTGCAGCTGAATCAGATGCTGAAATTGCTGACTATGAGAGGCAAATACGCAAATTAGAAATGGAGGACCGGCCCTTAAGCGTAGAGGAGGAAAGAGAGCTCCAAGAGCTCAGGGAGAAGGTAAAGAATAAACCAGACCTTGTGCACCAGGAAGCTTATGAGGAAGTTGATGCAGAAGATGTCTACCAACTCACCGGTGCTGCTAAAGATAGGATTGCCAGGCCACTCAGGCCATCCCCAGCGTCTTCTGTAGAAAGTGCTACAGATGAGGAGAAATTACTTGAGACCGAGAAGCCTAAATCACCAGAGACTCTTAAAACAGATCCTAATAGATTATCTCCCGTTGGATCTTTTGAAAAATACTTTAGAGAGGAGAGACCTTCAGAGCAGGAGGTGAAGCAGAAAGCCACAGCGGAGTCCCCCAAGAAAACAGTTGTTGTGGAGCAACCCCAGCCAGCCCCAGCAAAAAAAGAAGAGGCACATTCTGAAAAAGAAGTAGTTCAGAAAGATACAGTAAAGCCCCTTGAAGATAAAGCTGTTGAAGAGCAACCTCAGCAATCAGCCCCATCAAAGACAGAAGAGACACCTTCTGAAAAAGAGGTAATTCAGAAAGATACAGTAAAGCCCCTTGAAGATAAAGCTGTTGAAGAGCAACCTCAGCAATCAGCCCCATCAAAGACAGAAGAGACACCTTCTGAAAAAGAGGTAATTCAGAAAGATACAACAAAGCCCCTTGAAGATATTGCTGTTGAAGGGCAACCTCAGCAGTCAGCCCCATCAAAGACAGAAGAGACACCTTCTACAAAAGAGGTAATTCAGAAAGATACAGGAAAGCCCCTTGAAGATAATGCTGTTGAAGAGCAACCTCAGCAACCAGCCCCATCAAAGACAGAAGAGACACCTTCTGAAATAGAGGTAATTCAGAAAGATACAGTAAAACTCCTTGAAGATAATGCTGTTGAAGAGCAACCTCAGCAATCAGCCCCATCAAAGACAGAAGAGGCACCTTCTGAAAAAGAGGTAATTCAAAAAGATACAGTAAAGCCCCTTGAAGAAAAAGCTTTTGAGGAGCAACCTCAGCCAGAACCTTCAGAGACCATAGACACTCCTGTAGAGACCACTGTGATGAAGGAAGTAGGGGAAGACATAGAGCTTGCAGAGGAACCTGAAGAGGTCATGCCAGACACAAAGCCAGCCCTAACATTAGTACCGGATGACATGGTGACAGAAAAAACTGAGCCAGCTGACACTCCAGTAGAAAAAGAGGAGATTAATGTTGTTGAGAAAGAAAAAGTAGAATATGAAGTTTTGGAAGGGGCCAAGGCAGCAGATGACACTCTTGAGTCTCGAGCTGCAATTGAGTCAATAGTGATGGTGgaagatgatttcatcactgtGGTCCAGACCATTGACGAGGGAGAAGTCTCCGGACACAGTGTACGCTTCTCAGCTCCCTCTGAAGAGGAACATCCACAACTCCatcaagaagaagaagaggaggagtCTGTGGAAATGGCACAGGAGGTAGAGATAGAGGCTGCCAGTCTAGAGGAAGTCTTGGATATCTCTGAGCAAGTTCAGCCCCCAGTATTCCCAGTGAAGGAGATAGAGGTACCAGAGAGTGAGGCTCCTACCCAAAGCTATGACGACTACAAAGACGAAACCACCATGGATGACTCCATTTTAGACAGCTCCTGGGTGGACACACAAG CAGACGATGATAAGAGCTTAGCTACAGAGATGATTGAGCCTCTACCAAAGGCGAGCCCGGTCAAGAAAGCGCATGGAGACCAACCGATCAAACAGAAAACTAAGGGCAGCAGGACCAAAGGTCGAATAAGCACCCCTGAACGTAAACCTAAACCTGTTCGCAAGGAGCCGGTACCCATCCAGAAAGAGGAGATGAAGAAGAAAAAAG CTGTGATTAAGAAGTCTGAgttcacaaaaaaatctgatattCAGATAAGCTCTCCTTCTCGGAAGAATGTTACAAAGACTACTGTAAGGCACCCAAGGCCTACCCAACATCATGCGTGTGCTAAACGGAAACCGACAG TTTCTGCAGATGGACGGCTGCCCTTCAGTGTGGCCAGGCACTCCAGAGATCGGGCATCT AACTCCAATTCCACAACACTAACAAAGATCCCCACCTCTAAAATGCGGGCATCGGCCTTGGTGCCAGCCCGACCAAACTCCGCCTTCTCCTCCAATAAATACAGCCCAATGGGGGAGGCAGGTCTTTATGATCCCCGCCCATCTTCAGCGGGTCCACAAGTATCACTAAACGAACTTGTAGTTAAG GATGGTGGGTCTCGGAGCCCGAAGAGATCATCCCTCCCACGGCCAGCATCCATACTTACACGCCGCTCATATACAGCTGAACAGGAGGAGAGTTCAACCTCTCTCACCAGCTCTGGGTCCACGGCACCACGCAGGCCTACAT CATTCCGTACGGAAGTCAGAGCTGAGCACAGGACAGGCAGGTCTGCTAGTATGTCAGGTAGTATGTCAG GCACAGAGACTGTTCGGTCTCGCTCGGCCCGCAGTGGCAACTCAACACCCCGCACGCCCGGCTCCTCGGCCATCACCCCTGGCACTCCTCCGAGTTACTCTTGCCGTACCCCTGGTACACCTCGCACTCCGGGCACCCCGAAATCCCTCAGCCTGTTGTCCCAGGAGAAGAAAGTGGCCATCGTCCGCACGCCTCCAAAATCCCCTGCAACTACACCCAAACAGCTGCGCGTCCTAAACCAGCCGCTGCCTGACCTCAAGAACGTCAAATCCAAGATCGGTTCCACTGACAACATCAAGTACCAGCCCAAGGGCGGCCAG attcaAATTTTAAACCAGAAGTTGGACTTCACTCATGTACAGGCAAAGTGTGGATCCAAGGATAATCTGAAGCATTCACCCCTAGGAGGCGAT GTGCAGATTCAGACTAAGAAGATTGACGTGAGTCATGTGACCTCTAAATGTGGCTCATTGGACAACATCCGCCACAGGCCAG GCGGTGGTCATGTGCGTATTGAGAACATGAAGCTGGTCTTCAGAGAAAAGGCCCAAGCGAAGGTGGGCTCACTCGACAATGCTCACCATATTCCTGGAGGAGGCCACGTACAG ATTGAAAGCCATAAGCTGTCGTTCCGGGACACGGCCAAAGCACGCGTGGATCACGGGGCGGAGATTGTGATCGAAGCGCTTGGTGTGTCGGGCGGCACCTCTCCCCACAGACACAGCCACATGTCCTCATCCGGGAGCCTCAATATGCTTGAGTCGCCACAGCTGGCTACACTGGCGGAGGATGTGACCGCCGCCCTGGCCAAACAGGGCTTGTGA
- the map2 gene encoding microtubule-associated protein 2 isoform X15: protein MADGRQPEDSSPQWSSPGAQGSSSPGGHGENGFSYRACQPGGAHAGSASSYTKENGFNGDFTSGHAVTAVEDSANLPPSPPPSPAAEHFGPLEQEETIESLSAAEEEEEETSEAAATAAALEEQEEEEEEEEQWSGDEPEQEPPFELLERAEVIGEAQALPGLQAEVHTQAATAADEAPNGRTEEAEGYESPAEAVKMDAERPDSERTEPIGMDFTESAMHLDDLPSYQSIVRDTDMPESPLATTYPIEDFVVPPSDLDDAKEPFEAPLEKPDGQSCDVIQPLTEKYDSSNIHQDEPGHVQDKHVEITATEQPDKQEGDIKDKSGMSAYFETTTIKTDARSQGEGYYELSTTSEEQKDSLGNLPFPEISYSTLSQTHSLEVNPDLIKSTADTLKTTSPEERRDDCRLSPGKLALEQRSYSLNITIGTMEHGELQGHPRNFSPLATDIMSHTSGSLDESAEYLPATTPSVDKIPQFPPLILESASSVTASSFSPPQAAVSEVDTSPQPESPDSPAPAKCCYKNGTVMAPDLPEMLDLAGTRSRLTSDNTDLEIMRRKSVPMDMTSIVSDSLAHLLKGDHGQMAAKREMQLEDQGYCVFSEYSGPMPSPADVHSPMDTSPRIFNTMISEEKEPGFVASEKEFLLGEDLKTAEFVAPQAKAEKEIQRKEDSFERESAVAEKPTTETKQDETDAFKTETLHENVPEIEKEQLEKQVETFITPKVMVTVEEPKPDLDEDAKLAAESDAEIADYERQIRKLEMEDRPLSVEEERELQELREKVKNKPDLVHQEAYEEVDAEDVYQLTGAAKDRIARPLRPSPASSVESATDEEKLLETEKPKSPETLKTDPNRLSPVGSFEKYFREERPSEQEVKQKATAESPKKTVVVEQPQPAPAKKEEAHSEKEVVQKDTVKPLEDKAVEEQPQQSAPSKTEETPSEKEVIQKDTVKPLEDKAVEEQPQQSAPSKTEETPSEKEVIQKDTTKPLEDIAVEGQPQQSAPSKTEETPSTKEVIQKDTGKPLEDNAVEEQPQQPAPSKTEETPSEIEVIQKDTVKLLEDNAVEEQPQQSAPSKTEEAPSEKEVIQKDTVKPLEEKAFEEQPQPEPSETIDTPVETTVMKEVGEDIELAEEPEEVMPDTKPALTLVPDDMVTEKTEPADTPVEKEEINVVEKEKVEYEVLEGAKAADDTLESRAAIESIVMVEDDFITVVQTIDEGEVSGHSVRFSAPSEEEHPQLHQEEEEEESVEMAQEVEIEAASLEEVLDISEQVQPPVFPVKEIEVPESEAPTQSYDDYKDETTMDDSILDSSWVDTQADDDKSLATEMIEPLPKASPVKKAHGDQPIKQKTKGSRTKGRISTPERKPKPVRKEPVPIQKEEMKKKKAVIKKSEFTKKSDIQISSPSRKNVTKTTVRHPRPTQHHACAKRKPTVSADGRLPFSVARHSRDRASNSNSTTLTKIPTSKMRASALVPARPNSAFSSNKYSPMGEAGLYDPRPSSAGPQVSLNELVVKDGGSRSPKRSSLPRPASILTRRSYTAEQEESSTSLTSSGSTAPRRPTSFRTEVRAEHRTGRSASMSGSMSGTETVRSRSARSGNSTPRTPGSSAITPGTPPSYSCRTPGTPRTPGTPKSLSLLSQEKKVAIVRTPPKSPATTPKQLRVLNQPLPDLKNVKSKIGSTDNIKYQPKGGQIQILNQKLDFTHVQAKCGSKDNLKHSPLGGDVQIQTKKIDVSHVTSKCGSLDNIRHRPGGGHVRIENMKLVFREKAQAKVGSLDNAHHIPGGGHVQIESHKLSFRDTAKARVDHGAEIVIEALGVSGGTSPHRHSHMSSSGSLNMLESPQLATLAEDVTAALAKQGL from the exons TGGAAGACTCTGCAAACCTGCCTCCCTCTCCTCCACCGTCCCCGGCAGCAGAGCATTTCGGACCACTGGAGCAAG AGGAGACCATAGAGAGTCTCTCAGCTgcggaggaggaagaggaggagacTTCGGAAGCCGCAGCAACAGCAGCAGCTCTAGAGGaacaggaggaggaggaggaagaggaggagcaGTGGAGTGGGGATGAGCCTGAACAGGAACCCCCATTCGAGCTCCTAGAGCGCGCAGAGGTCATAGGCGAGGCCCAGGCTCTGCCCGGCCTGCAGGCTGAGGTTCACACACAGGCAGCTACTGCTGCCGACGAAGCCCCTAATGGGCGAACTGAGGAGGCAGAGGGTTATGAAAGCCCTGCTGAAG CTgtgaagatggatgcagagagGCCAGATAGCGAGAGGACAGAACCCATTGGTATGGACTTCACCGAATCTGCAATGCATCTAGATGATCTCCCATCTTACCAGAGTATTGTCAGAGACACAGATATGCCTGAAAGCCCCTTGGCCACAACATACCCGATTGAAGATTTTGTAGTGCCTCCAAGTGACCTGGATGATGCCAAAGAACCTTTTGAGGCTCCGCTTGAAAAGCCTGATGGACAAAGTTGTGATGTGATACAGCCTTTAACCGAAAAATATGACTCAAGCAATATACACCAGGACGAACCAGGACATGTACAAGACAAACACGTGGAAATTACTGCCACAGAACAACCTGATAAACAAGAAGGGGACATAAAGGACAAATCTGGGATGTCTGCTTATTTTGAGACTACTACAATTAAGACAGATGCCAGGTCTCAAGGTGAAGGATATTATGAGCTGAGTACCACATCAGAGGAACAAAAAGACTCTCTTGGTAACCTACCATTTCCTGAAATCAGCTATAGCACCCTATCTCAAACACACTCTTTGGAAGTCAATCCAGATCTTATAAAAAGTACTGCAGACACATTAAAGACCACTTCACCAGAAGAAAGAAGAGATGACTGTAGGCTGTCTCCTGGAAAGCTGGCTCTAGAGCAGAGAAGCTACTCTTTGAATATCACCATTGGCACAATGGAACATGGTGAACTGCAGGGACATCCCAGGAACTTTTCTCCATTAGCTACTGACATCATGTCTCATACTAGTGGAAGCCTTGATGAATCTGCTGAATATCTTCCTGCCACCACTCCCTCAGTGGATAAGATTCCTCAGTTTCCTCCTCTGATTCTGGAGTCAGCTTCCTCTGTTACAGCTTCATCGTTTTCACCTCCCCAAGCAGCAGTCAGTGAAGTAGATACTAGTCCACAGCCTGAGTCACCGGATTCTCCTGCCCCAGCGAAGTGCTGTTACAAGAATGGCACAGTCATGGCCCCAGATCTACCTGAAATGCTGGATCTGGCAGGTACCCGATCAAGGTTAACATCAGACAACACTGATCTGGAGATTATGAGGAGGAAGTCTGTCCCTATGGACATGACTTCTATTGTCAGTGATTCTTTAGCGCATTTGTTAAAAGGTGACCATGGTCAAATGGCTGCAAAAAGAGAAATGCAGCTAGAGGATCAAGGATACTGTGTCTTTAGTGAATACTCTGGTCCAATGCCATCCCCTGCTGATGTGCACAGTCCAATGGATACTTCTCCCCGAATCTTTAACACTATGATTTCAGAGGAAAAGGAACCTGGTTTTGTTGCAAGTGAAAAAGAGTTTCTGCTAGGCGAGGATTTGAAAACAGCAGAGTTTGTTGCCCCACAGGCAAAAGCAGAGAAAGAAATACAGAGGAAGGAAGATTCCTTTGAAAGAGAGAGTGCAGTTGCTGAAAAACCTACAACTGAGACTAAGCAAGATGAGACTGATGCCTTTAAGACTGAAACTTTGCACGAAAATGTACCTGAAATCGAGAAAGAACAGTTAGAAAAGCAAGTTGAAACTTTCATTACACCAAAAGTTATGGTTACTGTGGAGGAACCAAAGCCAGATCTTGATGAAGACGCTAAACTTGCAGCTGAATCAGATGCTGAAATTGCTGACTATGAGAGGCAAATACGCAAATTAGAAATGGAGGACCGGCCCTTAAGCGTAGAGGAGGAAAGAGAGCTCCAAGAGCTCAGGGAGAAGGTAAAGAATAAACCAGACCTTGTGCACCAGGAAGCTTATGAGGAAGTTGATGCAGAAGATGTCTACCAACTCACCGGTGCTGCTAAAGATAGGATTGCCAGGCCACTCAGGCCATCCCCAGCGTCTTCTGTAGAAAGTGCTACAGATGAGGAGAAATTACTTGAGACCGAGAAGCCTAAATCACCAGAGACTCTTAAAACAGATCCTAATAGATTATCTCCCGTTGGATCTTTTGAAAAATACTTTAGAGAGGAGAGACCTTCAGAGCAGGAGGTGAAGCAGAAAGCCACAGCGGAGTCCCCCAAGAAAACAGTTGTTGTGGAGCAACCCCAGCCAGCCCCAGCAAAAAAAGAAGAGGCACATTCTGAAAAAGAAGTAGTTCAGAAAGATACAGTAAAGCCCCTTGAAGATAAAGCTGTTGAAGAGCAACCTCAGCAATCAGCCCCATCAAAGACAGAAGAGACACCTTCTGAAAAAGAGGTAATTCAGAAAGATACAGTAAAGCCCCTTGAAGATAAAGCTGTTGAAGAGCAACCTCAGCAATCAGCCCCATCAAAGACAGAAGAGACACCTTCTGAAAAAGAGGTAATTCAGAAAGATACAACAAAGCCCCTTGAAGATATTGCTGTTGAAGGGCAACCTCAGCAGTCAGCCCCATCAAAGACAGAAGAGACACCTTCTACAAAAGAGGTAATTCAGAAAGATACAGGAAAGCCCCTTGAAGATAATGCTGTTGAAGAGCAACCTCAGCAACCAGCCCCATCAAAGACAGAAGAGACACCTTCTGAAATAGAGGTAATTCAGAAAGATACAGTAAAACTCCTTGAAGATAATGCTGTTGAAGAGCAACCTCAGCAATCAGCCCCATCAAAGACAGAAGAGGCACCTTCTGAAAAAGAGGTAATTCAAAAAGATACAGTAAAGCCCCTTGAAGAAAAAGCTTTTGAGGAGCAACCTCAGCCAGAACCTTCAGAGACCATAGACACTCCTGTAGAGACCACTGTGATGAAGGAAGTAGGGGAAGACATAGAGCTTGCAGAGGAACCTGAAGAGGTCATGCCAGACACAAAGCCAGCCCTAACATTAGTACCGGATGACATGGTGACAGAAAAAACTGAGCCAGCTGACACTCCAGTAGAAAAAGAGGAGATTAATGTTGTTGAGAAAGAAAAAGTAGAATATGAAGTTTTGGAAGGGGCCAAGGCAGCAGATGACACTCTTGAGTCTCGAGCTGCAATTGAGTCAATAGTGATGGTGgaagatgatttcatcactgtGGTCCAGACCATTGACGAGGGAGAAGTCTCCGGACACAGTGTACGCTTCTCAGCTCCCTCTGAAGAGGAACATCCACAACTCCatcaagaagaagaagaggaggagtCTGTGGAAATGGCACAGGAGGTAGAGATAGAGGCTGCCAGTCTAGAGGAAGTCTTGGATATCTCTGAGCAAGTTCAGCCCCCAGTATTCCCAGTGAAGGAGATAGAGGTACCAGAGAGTGAGGCTCCTACCCAAAGCTATGACGACTACAAAGACGAAACCACCATGGATGACTCCATTTTAGACAGCTCCTGGGTGGACACACAAG CAGACGATGATAAGAGCTTAGCTACAGAGATGATTGAGCCTCTACCAAAGGCGAGCCCGGTCAAGAAAGCGCATGGAGACCAACCGATCAAACAGAAAACTAAGGGCAGCAGGACCAAAGGTCGAATAAGCACCCCTGAACGTAAACCTAAACCTGTTCGCAAGGAGCCGGTACCCATCCAGAAAGAGGAGATGAAGAAGAAAAAAG CTGTGATTAAGAAGTCTGAgttcacaaaaaaatctgatattCAGATAAGCTCTCCTTCTCGGAAGAATGTTACAAAGACTACTGTAAGGCACCCAAGGCCTACCCAACATCATGCGTGTGCTAAACGGAAACCGACAG TTTCTGCAGATGGACGGCTGCCCTTCAGTGTGGCCAGGCACTCCAGAGATCGGGCATCT AACTCCAATTCCACAACACTAACAAAGATCCCCACCTCTAAAATGCGGGCATCGGCCTTGGTGCCAGCCCGACCAAACTCCGCCTTCTCCTCCAATAAATACAGCCCAATGGGGGAGGCAGGTCTTTATGATCCCCGCCCATCTTCAGCGGGTCCACAAGTATCACTAAACGAACTTGTAGTTAAG GATGGTGGGTCTCGGAGCCCGAAGAGATCATCCCTCCCACGGCCAGCATCCATACTTACACGCCGCTCATATACAGCTGAACAGGAGGAGAGTTCAACCTCTCTCACCAGCTCTGGGTCCACGGCACCACGCAGGCCTACAT CATTCCGTACGGAAGTCAGAGCTGAGCACAGGACAGGCAGGTCTGCTAGTATGTCAGGTAGTATGTCAG GCACAGAGACTGTTCGGTCTCGCTCGGCCCGCAGTGGCAACTCAACACCCCGCACGCCCGGCTCCTCGGCCATCACCCCTGGCACTCCTCCGAGTTACTCTTGCCGTACCCCTGGTACACCTCGCACTCCGGGCACCCCGAAATCCCTCAGCCTGTTGTCCCAGGAGAAGAAAGTGGCCATCGTCCGCACGCCTCCAAAATCCCCTGCAACTACACCCAAACAGCTGCGCGTCCTAAACCAGCCGCTGCCTGACCTCAAGAACGTCAAATCCAAGATCGGTTCCACTGACAACATCAAGTACCAGCCCAAGGGCGGCCAG attcaAATTTTAAACCAGAAGTTGGACTTCACTCATGTACAGGCAAAGTGTGGATCCAAGGATAATCTGAAGCATTCACCCCTAGGAGGCGAT GTGCAGATTCAGACTAAGAAGATTGACGTGAGTCATGTGACCTCTAAATGTGGCTCATTGGACAACATCCGCCACAGGCCAG GCGGTGGTCATGTGCGTATTGAGAACATGAAGCTGGTCTTCAGAGAAAAGGCCCAAGCGAAGGTGGGCTCACTCGACAATGCTCACCATATTCCTGGAGGAGGCCACGTACAG ATTGAAAGCCATAAGCTGTCGTTCCGGGACACGGCCAAAGCACGCGTGGATCACGGGGCGGAGATTGTGATCGAAGCGCTTGGTGTGTCGGGCGGCACCTCTCCCCACAGACACAGCCACATGTCCTCATCCGGGAGCCTCAATATGCTTGAGTCGCCACAGCTGGCTACACTGGCGGAGGATGTGACCGCCGCCCTGGCCAAACAGGGCTTGTGA